CCACTGAGGTATTTATTTGCTTTAATTCCAACTTGTTGACATACGGCTTGTGTGACTAAAGCATTATCCCCTGTAAGTACTTTTACATCCACTTGATGATCTTTAAGGGCTCTTAGTGCTTCAGCCGTGGAATCTTTCGGTGGATCAAGGAAGGCAAGGTAGCCAATCAGTACCATGTCAGCTTCATCTTTAATAGAAAATTCATCAATTGTCGAAGGATTCGTTTTTTGCGCCACCCCAATTACGCGAAAGCCTTCGTTATTTAAAGCGGTAACTACGGCTAAAATCTTTTCTTTCATTGTTTGATTAAGCTCTAAAATGGCACCTTTATAATCCACTAAAGTGGATACTTCCAACATTTCTTCAATAGCACCCTTGGTAATCATTTGCGTTTTACCAAAAGTATCCTGAACAACCACACTCATTCTACGACGTACAAAATCAAATGGTATTTCATCAACTTTTTCATAGCTAATTTGTTGCGTATCCAATTCTTTTTCAGCAGCTTCAATTATCGCCCGATCCATTAAGTTCTTTAAGCCCGTTTGATAAAAACTATTTAAAAAGGCATGGCGGAGTACCCGATTATCGGTTTCACCTTCTAAATTCAAGTGATATTCTAAGACGATTTTGTCTTGGGTTAATGTTCCGGTTTTGTCTGTACATAGCACATCAATCGCGCCAAAATTTTGAATTGAATTAAGGTTTTTGATGATGGTCCCTTCTTTGGCCATCGTTTTAGACCCTTTCACCAGATTAGACGTTACAATCATCGGTAACATTTCGGGGGTCAATCCAACCGCAACAGACAAACCAAACAATAATGCTTGAAGCCAATCTCCCTTGGTCATGCCATTAATTAATATCACCAAAGGTGCCATCACTGCCATAAAACGTATTAAAAGCAAGGATGTCTTATTAATTCCTATTTCAAAACTTGTTAAAGGAGGTGTCGCGGTCACATCGGTGGCTATTTGGCCAAATAGCGTCGTTTGCCCTGTCGCAATGACAATCCCTTCAGCGCTTCCACTGACCACATTGCTGCCCATAAAGGCAAGATTAGGGTGGTTAGTTGCGACATCCTCTTTTTCAATGATGGTATTGGCTTTCTTTTCAACGGGATAACTTTCACCCGTTAAGGAAGCCTGTGAAATAAATAAATCTTTCGTCGTTATAAGTCTTAAATCAGCTGGTATCATATCGCCTGCTGATAAACGAATACGATCACCTAAAACCACGTCTTCCATTGGAATTTCTTGGAATGTTCCATCGCGTTTCACAGCCGTTGTCACATTGACCATGGATTGAAGTTTTTCGGCTGCTTGATTCGATTGAACAGATTGCATCAAAGTCATCGTTCCACTAATCAAAACCAAGACCACAATGATAATCACCGTAAGTAAGTCTCTTTCACTCGTTGGTACCATCACATATTCGGTCACAAAAGAAATCATCGCTAACAAGATAAGAATTAAAGTAAATGGTGTAATGTATGCTTTTAATATCGTTAACCATAAGGGGGTTTTTTTACTTCCTTCGATTTTGTTGCTTCCATGTGTTTGTCTAATTATTTCAGCGGCTTCTGTTGTGTATCCTTGGTCGTTTACTTGATAGTTTTGTTTGAGTTCTTCTAATGTCCATTGTGCAATTATGTTATAGTCAATGTTTATTTTTTTCATTTTATTCGCCCTTCTTTCTCCAGAAATAGTTAAGCAAGAACCATGCAATTCCCAAAAATAATGTGAATTCAAAAATAAATTGCATCATAATGCCTCCTCTTTTGGAAAAATCAGCAGCTACTTCCAAGCGGTGAAAACAAATAGATAATAACTGCGCCATTTTTCCAATTTTATTAAGTTTTTTAAAATGTCCCTCTGATAATGATCATCCATTTGTTTTCACCCTCCTTTTATCTAGTGGTATTTATTTGTAAAACGAAAAAGAGCCCTCACCAATTAAGTGAGAGCCCAAAAAATAAGCACAAAAAAAGACTTTTGTGATTTCATCGTGGAGTTTCAGCACTATACAACGTAAAAAACAAGACCTACTTGTTTATAGCTATTTTGGGAAAAGCCTTAGCTCGATCAATTCCTGTCCTACCCATTAGCGTCTCTCGACATTTCTGGACAATAGCCTATGTTTGTATAGGAGCCTCACCTAACAAATCGTATTCAGTTTTACTATCTAAGCATAGCACCTATTGTTCAGGCTGTCAACATGGTTTTCAAAAAAACACGATTATATCTTAAAGTGATTGCAAATAGATATGAGTAGGTTAACATGCTCCCTATTGGTATACTTTAAGAAAAGGAGCGTTCAAAATGACAATGTTATCCACTTATTTTATACGTATTTTTCCTGCCTTGTTTCTTTTAACCATTACTTTCATATTAGCTTATCGTTTAAACGTATGGATAAAAATTTTCTTGATGATTTTGGGCTTTATTCTCATGCGGGATGCTATGACACCCGTAGGGATTTGGCAGTTTGGCGTGACGGATAGCCTGCTATGGTTAAGGTTCATAGATAGTGGATTAGTTTTAATAATTTTGGCGGTACTAACGCTGATCCTTGCCTTGGTTTTATATTTTATTCATCCACAAATAAATCAGGACATTGTGTGGTTTTCTAAAAATAAATATCACGCTTTTTTAGTCGGTATACTTGCAGCCATTTTAATTGTTTTACCTTTTATGTTGCCTTACCTGAATACCCCCATCGAAGCAAGAGGTGGAAATGTTTCATGGCAAGTCGTTTTCCCATTATTAATATTTGCTTTACTTGGTAATTTTCTTGAAGAGCTCTTGTTTCGAGGATTTTTACAAAGTCAGTTAAAGTTAATAACAAATAAATGGCACGCCATTGTATTATCAGGACTTATTTTTGCATTGGGTCATATTTTTTTAGCAATAACTGTCACTGATTTAGGTGTGATTGTCCTCTTATTTACTTTCTGGGAAGGTCTTATCTGTGCCTTTCTTTATGAACGTTATGGACTAATCGCTGCTAGTATCGCACACGGATTCGGTATCTTTTTGATATCTGCGGGTTTATTTTAGCAGGAAAACTTTGCTTTTAAAGCATTAAAGAGACGGTACACATTTAAATGGTGTTCCGTCTCTTTTCGTTTGTCGCTTAATTGTTAGTTACTTTTGAATAGTCAGAAAAGTCCTGAATTATTCCGATTCTTCATCTGACGTCATTGCATCAGATGCCTCTTCTTCAACAGATGCTTCTTCAGTAGATTCTTCAGAAGTCGTTGTCTCAGTTGCATCCTCTCCTACGAAAAACATTTCATAGGATTCAAAGCGTAAATCAGAATCAACATTAATAATTAATTCTTCAATTGTTCCATCTTCTGTATCCAATTCTCTGGCTGCATCATCTCGCCAAGTATAGGTCGTTTCTACACCATTTGATAAATGAACAAATCGTTGTAATGCTGGTAAGCCAATACGATTGACTAATTCAGTATCCCATCCATCAACTGCTGATAATTCAACAATTTCATCTTCTGTTATATCTAAAGGTTCATAGTTTGAAGGGATATTATGTTCAACTTCTATGTTTGCCATTTCCATACCATTGCCTTCGTCATAAAATTGAATGGTTGTCATAACGATTTTTAGTGGTTCTACGGCTACAAAACGATGGAATTGACTACTGCCAGCTTCAGTAATTTCTGAAGGTTCGAAATCACCAATTAATTCTTGGTAAGCTTCCAAAGTAACCTTTTCACTATTATCAGCCGCTTCGCGCAGTGACATAATCACTGTGTTGGTTAATTCCGAAACTTCATCATAAGTATATAAGTTTTCTTCAGGAATTTCTGTTAGTAAAACAATCCGTTCTGCCAATTCTTCTTCTGTAAATGGGTTATCCGCTCCGATTGCAAATAAATCAACTGCTTCAGAGGTCTCTTCAGTCACTTCTTCTCCAGTTTGCTCACTGATTGATTCTTCTGTCGTCTCTGCTTCAGATGTATCACTTTCTTGGGCCGAAATTGGAAAAGTAACCAAATGACTTAATAATAACGCCCCACTTAAAAGGGTTAACCATTTCTTGTTTTGCATAACTGATGCTACATCCTCTCATTTGCTTTTTTTTTCAATCATCATGATTGAATTAACAAAATTGTAGCATGGATACAATCACCGCTTAAATATTTTGCATTTTACTGCAAGAATGTATAGATTTATTTTATATAAAAATACTATAAGTAAGTTGTTTGGATACTTATATGATAAAAAAACAATATCGTTTTTAATGGCAGAAGTTTGCATTATATTCGTTCAATAAAGAGATGTTTTTTAGATATTTTTGTATATATTGATGATATCATTTTTATCATGTGTCCCTTGTATTGCCACACTTGCATGTAATTTAAGTTGCGGTATTTGTTCAATA
This window of the Fundicoccus culcitae genome carries:
- the mgtA gene encoding magnesium-translocating P-type ATPase, translating into MKKINIDYNIIAQWTLEELKQNYQVNDQGYTTEAAEIIRQTHGSNKIEGSKKTPLWLTILKAYITPFTLILILLAMISFVTEYVMVPTSERDLLTVIIIVVLVLISGTMTLMQSVQSNQAAEKLQSMVNVTTAVKRDGTFQEIPMEDVVLGDRIRLSAGDMIPADLRLITTKDLFISQASLTGESYPVEKKANTIIEKEDVATNHPNLAFMGSNVVSGSAEGIVIATGQTTLFGQIATDVTATPPLTSFEIGINKTSLLLIRFMAVMAPLVILINGMTKGDWLQALLFGLSVAVGLTPEMLPMIVTSNLVKGSKTMAKEGTIIKNLNSIQNFGAIDVLCTDKTGTLTQDKIVLEYHLNLEGETDNRVLRHAFLNSFYQTGLKNLMDRAIIEAAEKELDTQQISYEKVDEIPFDFVRRRMSVVVQDTFGKTQMITKGAIEEMLEVSTLVDYKGAILELNQTMKEKILAVVTALNNEGFRVIGVAQKTNPSTIDEFSIKDEADMVLIGYLAFLDPPKDSTAEALRALKDHQVDVKVLTGDNALVTQAVCQQVGIKANKYLSGEAITTMTKEELAMAVEDYSIFVKLSPTQKADITNLLKANGHVVGFMGDGINDAPAMHAADVGISVDTAVDIAKESADVILLEKDLMVLEKGIIAGRNIFGNIMKYIKITTSSNFGNMFSVLIASIFLPFLPMLPIQLLALNLIYDLACMAIPWDKMDDEYIREPKKWDASSISRFMIWFGPVSSLFDLVIFILMYFVIAPAVMGGSYTQLAEPQQALFASLFHTGWFVLSLWSQTLVLYGLRTNKLPFIESNPSFLFILITSLGLIVGSILPYTPIGEGIGLIPLPGTYWLWMIIIIILYLALVTFVKRIYIMRYGDLL
- a CDS encoding CPBP family intramembrane glutamic endopeptidase: MTMLSTYFIRIFPALFLLTITFILAYRLNVWIKIFLMILGFILMRDAMTPVGIWQFGVTDSLLWLRFIDSGLVLIILAVLTLILALVLYFIHPQINQDIVWFSKNKYHAFLVGILAAILIVLPFMLPYLNTPIEARGGNVSWQVVFPLLIFALLGNFLEELLFRGFLQSQLKLITNKWHAIVLSGLIFALGHIFLAITVTDLGVIVLLFTFWEGLICAFLYERYGLIAASIAHGFGIFLISAGLF